One stretch of Anabrus simplex isolate iqAnaSimp1 chromosome 3, ASM4041472v1, whole genome shotgun sequence DNA includes these proteins:
- the LOC136866800 gene encoding uncharacterized protein isoform X1 has protein sequence MFGTFQGEEEGRKIPETEWAYVQKWMKKTIDDLKGSWLKVTSSMNKVAKSEETKIDEMRKSIKNDVRKEVDRLKKQANDEELDIRECLSEVSDGGEALAKSLLKGAMQCITDEAKKSQKLVSSEEALVKEVKTLWQNARTGWDKCQSSHNVIGCRGKLVAEAETKEDKFTNKEGQLMSEAATLVNKLQSETDYCVTSELASVPAALADTFSTMEKCVKKLHVKKKAD, from the exons GGGACATTCCAAGGTGAGGAGGAGGGCCGGAAAATTCCCGAAACTGAATGGGCATATGTGCAAAAATGGATGAAGAAGACAATCGACGATCTGAAAGGGTCGTGGTTAAAGGTCACGTCATCGATGAATAAGGTAGCCAAATCAGAGGAAACTAagatagatgaaatgaggaaatCAATAAAGAATGACGTCAGGAAGGAAGTGGATAGGCTTAAAAAACAAGCGAATGATGAGGAATTGGATATCAGGGAGTGTCTGAGTGAAGTGAGCGATGGAGGAGAAGCCTTGGCAAAGTCCCTTTTGAAGGGGGCGATGCAATGCATCACTGATGAG GCCAAGAAAAGCCAGAAACTCGTGTCCAGTGAAGAAGCGTTGGTAAAGGAAGTAAAGACGCTGTGGCAGAATGCGAGGACGGGATGGGACAAGTGTCAGTCTTCACACAACGTTATCGGCTGCAGAGGCAAATTGGTAGCTGAAGCTGAAACCAAGGAGGACAAGTTTACTAACAAAGAAGGGCAACTGATGTCTGAGGCGGCCACGTTAGTCAACAAGCTGCAGAGTGAAACAGACTACTGTGTCACTTCTGAGTTGGCCTCCGTCCCTGCAGCGCTGGCGGACACGTTTTCGACCATGGAGAAGTGCGTGAAGAAGTTACATGTCAAGAAGAAAGCGGATTGA
- the LOC136866800 gene encoding uncharacterized protein isoform X3: MAVAPGLRKICEILQLLWILGSTLALVAKKSQKLVSSEEALVKEVKTLWQNARTGWDKCQSSHNVIGCRGKLVAEAETKEDKFTNKEGQLMSEAATLVNKLQSETDYCVTSELASVPAALADTFSTMEKCVKKLHVKKKAD, translated from the exons ATGGCTGTTGCTCCTGGACTTCGAAAAATCTGTGAGATCCTGCAATTGCTATGGATTCTCGGTTCTACTCTGGCTCTGGTG GCCAAGAAAAGCCAGAAACTCGTGTCCAGTGAAGAAGCGTTGGTAAAGGAAGTAAAGACGCTGTGGCAGAATGCGAGGACGGGATGGGACAAGTGTCAGTCTTCACACAACGTTATCGGCTGCAGAGGCAAATTGGTAGCTGAAGCTGAAACCAAGGAGGACAAGTTTACTAACAAAGAAGGGCAACTGATGTCTGAGGCGGCCACGTTAGTCAACAAGCTGCAGAGTGAAACAGACTACTGTGTCACTTCTGAGTTGGCCTCCGTCCCTGCAGCGCTGGCGGACACGTTTTCGACCATGGAGAAGTGCGTGAAGAAGTTACATGTCAAGAAGAAAGCGGATTGA